Proteins co-encoded in one Kribbella qitaiheensis genomic window:
- a CDS encoding pyridoxal phosphate-dependent decarboxylase family protein yields MSDVLARLRALQEGDLPTHGGSTLAYVYDSGLSEADEIGRQALALYGATNGLDPTVFPSLRTLENDLVGWAARLLQGGSSAVGTVTSGGTESVLLAVQTARDAARDLDPPNTRSAQPSMVLPSTAHAAFFKAAHYFGVRPVVVDVDPVTFKARPDELAAACDNSTVLVVASAPSYAHGVVDPVPEIAALAAERGIRCHVDACIGGWVLPYLRADGVEVADFDFAVPGVTSISVDLHKYAYTPKGASILLHRSAELRRPQFFAHADWPGYTMLNSTTQSTKSGAPLAAAWAVVQHIGDDGYQRLARTAYDAAVRLAGLAAEVDGLTVLAPPATTLVALHSDDRGDVFTIADEMAALGWFVQPQLSFKDQPPSLHLTVSAATAGRIDELIAALRTAVRKAQDAGPVQVAPELAAAAGGLDPATLDDAAFDGLLALAGLGDGGALPDRMAPVNALLNVAPPRLREALLVAFLDRLMRPT; encoded by the coding sequence ATGAGTGACGTCCTGGCCCGGTTGCGGGCTCTGCAGGAAGGCGACCTGCCCACCCACGGCGGCAGCACGCTCGCCTATGTGTACGACTCGGGTCTTTCGGAGGCGGACGAGATCGGGCGACAGGCATTGGCCCTGTACGGCGCCACGAACGGACTCGATCCGACGGTGTTCCCGAGTCTGCGGACGCTCGAGAACGACCTGGTCGGCTGGGCCGCGCGCTTGCTGCAAGGTGGATCGAGCGCCGTCGGCACGGTGACCTCGGGCGGGACCGAGTCGGTGCTGCTCGCAGTACAGACTGCGCGGGACGCTGCCCGAGACTTGGATCCGCCGAACACGAGATCGGCGCAACCCAGCATGGTGTTGCCGTCGACGGCTCACGCGGCCTTCTTCAAGGCGGCACACTACTTCGGCGTACGGCCGGTGGTGGTCGACGTCGATCCGGTGACCTTCAAAGCGCGACCCGACGAGCTCGCCGCAGCTTGTGACAACAGCACCGTGCTGGTGGTGGCAAGCGCACCGTCGTACGCGCATGGCGTGGTGGACCCGGTGCCGGAGATCGCCGCACTGGCGGCCGAGCGGGGTATCCGGTGCCACGTGGACGCGTGTATCGGCGGCTGGGTGCTGCCGTATCTGCGGGCCGATGGCGTCGAGGTGGCCGACTTCGACTTCGCAGTACCGGGAGTGACGAGCATTTCGGTGGACCTGCACAAGTACGCGTACACGCCGAAGGGCGCTTCGATCCTGTTGCATCGGTCGGCCGAGTTGCGGCGGCCGCAGTTCTTCGCGCACGCGGACTGGCCTGGGTACACGATGCTCAACTCGACCACCCAGTCGACGAAGTCCGGTGCGCCGCTCGCGGCCGCGTGGGCTGTCGTCCAGCACATCGGAGACGACGGTTATCAGCGGCTGGCACGGACCGCGTACGACGCCGCGGTGCGGTTGGCGGGGCTAGCTGCTGAGGTGGATGGGCTGACCGTGCTCGCGCCGCCGGCGACCACGCTGGTGGCGTTGCACAGCGATGATCGGGGGGATGTGTTCACGATCGCTGATGAGATGGCCGCGCTGGGTTGGTTCGTTCAGCCACAGTTGAGCTTCAAGGATCAGCCGCCCTCGCTGCACCTGACAGTGAGCGCCGCGACCGCGGGCCGGATCGACGAACTGATCGCGGCGCTGCGGACCGCAGTACGGAAAGCACAGGATGCCGGACCCGTGCAGGTCGCTCCCGAGCTGGCGGCAGCGGCCGGTGGACTGGACCCGGCGACATTGGACGATGCCGCGTTCGACGGGTTGCTGGCCTTGGCCGGGCTCGGCGACGGGGGTGCACTGCCTGATCGGATGGCGCCGGTGAACGCGCTGCTGAACGTCGCCCCACCGCGGCTTCGGGAGGCGTTGCTGGTCGCGTTCCTCGATCGCTTGATGCGACCCACCTGA
- a CDS encoding Dyp-type peroxidase, translated as MVTDPTAGPAASTRALPQSVLMPLTGAAIFLVIRIEPGGEETTRALLERIAGLTRGIGFRVPDGSLSCVTSIGSDVWDRLFDSPRPAGLHPFVELNGGKHRAVSTPGDLLFHIRAASLDLCFELAQQVMKELDGAATVIDEVHGFKYFEMRDLLGFVDGTENPVGAEAHEAVLIGAEDPEYAGGSYVIVQKYLHDMKAWNALTVEQQERVIGRTKLEDIELTDDEKPSNSHIALNVIEDEDGNEQQILRDNMPFGTIGSQEFGTYFIGYAKDPGVTELMLRRMFLGEPEGNYDRILDFSTATTGTLFFTPTADFLDDLPPAP; from the coding sequence ATGGTGACCGATCCGACCGCTGGTCCGGCCGCGTCGACGCGCGCCTTGCCGCAGTCCGTTCTGATGCCACTCACCGGGGCAGCGATCTTCCTCGTGATCCGGATCGAGCCGGGCGGCGAGGAGACCACCCGGGCGCTGCTCGAGCGGATCGCCGGGCTGACCCGGGGCATCGGGTTCCGGGTGCCGGACGGTTCGCTGTCGTGCGTGACAAGTATCGGGTCGGACGTTTGGGACCGGCTGTTCGACAGCCCCCGGCCGGCCGGGCTGCACCCGTTCGTGGAGTTGAACGGCGGCAAGCACCGGGCTGTGTCGACGCCAGGCGATCTGCTGTTCCACATCCGGGCCGCCTCACTCGATCTCTGCTTCGAGCTCGCCCAGCAGGTGATGAAGGAGCTCGACGGCGCCGCGACGGTGATCGACGAGGTGCACGGGTTCAAGTACTTCGAGATGCGCGACCTGCTCGGCTTCGTCGACGGAACCGAGAACCCGGTCGGCGCAGAGGCCCATGAGGCGGTGCTGATCGGGGCGGAAGATCCGGAGTACGCCGGTGGCAGCTACGTGATCGTGCAGAAGTACCTGCACGATATGAAGGCCTGGAACGCGCTGACGGTCGAGCAGCAGGAGCGCGTCATCGGCCGGACCAAGCTCGAGGACATCGAGCTGACCGACGACGAGAAGCCCTCCAACTCGCACATCGCCCTGAACGTGATCGAGGACGAGGACGGCAACGAGCAGCAGATCCTGCGCGACAACATGCCGTTCGGCACTATCGGCAGCCAGGAGTTCGGCACCTATTTCATCGGCTACGCCAAGGACCCCGGGGTCACCGAGCTGATGCTGCGCCGGATGTTCCTGGGCGAGCCCGAGGGCAACTACGACCGCATCCTCGACTTCTCCACCGCCACCACCGGCACCCTGTTCTTCACTCCGACCGCAGACTTCCTCGACGACCTGCCACCGGCTCCCTGA
- a CDS encoding ATP-dependent DNA ligase: protein MLLADVVATSTALSQTRSRRAKADLIATLLVSATDPDETAIVVTYLSGELRQRRTGVGWRTLVDAPAPAETASLTIEEVDQAFAELSEFAGAGSQAKRRAAVDALFERATADEQKFLRLLVGGELRQGALDGVMADAVGKATGVPLAKIRAATMLRGSAAPVAVAVLTEGEAGLEQFSLEVGRGVQPMLAQSATSIAEALGKTGSPAAIEWKLDGIRIQVHRDGDEVVVYTRTLDEITSRVPEVVTAVRELKVDKVVLDGELIALRPDGRPEAFQVTGSRTATRAATGPETVPLTPYFFDILHLDGTDLLGLDSTERHEWLSKVIPEERRIPRLVTDNAEAGEAFFTGAVKRGHEGVMVKSLSVPYEAGRRGSGWVKVKQTHTLDLIVLAAEWGHGRRTGWLSNLHLGARDEETGEFVMLGKTFKGLTDELLRWQTEKFQQLEERRDDYTVYLRPEVVVEIAFDGVQTSTRYPGGMALRFARVIRYREDKTPDQVDTVQAVREIHQPADLSPAVGDHVESADGEAESPA, encoded by the coding sequence ATGTTGCTCGCTGACGTGGTCGCCACTTCTACCGCCTTGAGCCAGACCCGGTCGCGCCGGGCCAAGGCAGACCTGATCGCGACCCTGCTGGTCAGCGCCACGGACCCCGACGAGACGGCGATCGTCGTCACGTACCTGTCCGGCGAGCTGCGCCAACGGCGTACGGGCGTGGGCTGGCGGACGTTGGTGGACGCGCCGGCGCCTGCCGAGACCGCCTCGCTCACGATCGAGGAGGTGGACCAGGCGTTCGCCGAGCTGTCCGAGTTCGCCGGTGCGGGGTCGCAGGCCAAGCGGCGAGCGGCTGTCGACGCCTTGTTCGAGCGGGCCACGGCCGACGAGCAGAAGTTTCTCCGGTTGCTGGTCGGCGGTGAGCTGCGCCAAGGCGCGCTCGACGGTGTGATGGCCGACGCGGTCGGCAAGGCGACGGGGGTCCCCTTGGCGAAGATCCGGGCGGCGACCATGTTGCGAGGGTCCGCGGCTCCGGTCGCGGTCGCCGTACTGACCGAAGGCGAGGCCGGGCTCGAGCAGTTCAGTCTCGAGGTCGGGCGCGGAGTGCAGCCGATGCTCGCCCAGTCGGCGACCAGTATCGCCGAGGCGCTGGGCAAGACCGGCAGCCCGGCCGCGATCGAGTGGAAGCTCGACGGCATCCGCATCCAGGTGCACCGCGACGGGGACGAGGTCGTCGTCTACACGCGCACGCTCGACGAGATCACCAGCCGGGTCCCCGAGGTCGTTACGGCTGTTCGCGAGCTGAAGGTGGACAAGGTCGTGCTCGACGGCGAGCTGATCGCACTCCGTCCCGACGGTCGCCCAGAAGCCTTCCAGGTCACCGGTTCCCGTACTGCGACGCGCGCGGCGACCGGGCCCGAGACAGTGCCGCTGACGCCGTACTTCTTCGACATCCTGCACCTCGACGGGACCGATCTGCTCGGCCTCGACAGCACCGAGCGGCACGAGTGGCTGAGCAAGGTCATCCCCGAGGAGCGGCGGATCCCCCGGCTCGTCACCGACAACGCCGAGGCGGGCGAGGCGTTCTTCACCGGCGCGGTGAAGCGCGGCCACGAAGGCGTGATGGTGAAGTCCCTGTCGGTGCCGTACGAAGCGGGACGACGTGGATCCGGCTGGGTGAAGGTCAAACAGACGCACACGCTCGACCTGATCGTGCTCGCGGCCGAGTGGGGACACGGCCGCCGGACCGGCTGGTTGTCCAACCTCCACCTCGGCGCGCGGGACGAGGAGACCGGCGAGTTCGTGATGCTCGGCAAGACGTTCAAGGGTCTGACCGACGAGCTGCTGCGGTGGCAGACCGAGAAGTTCCAGCAGCTCGAAGAGCGCCGCGACGACTACACGGTCTACCTGCGCCCGGAGGTCGTGGTCGAGATCGCGTTCGACGGCGTCCAGACCTCGACCCGGTATCCGGGCGGGATGGCGCTGCGGTTCGCCCGGGTGATCCGGTACCGCGAGGACAAGACGCCCGACCAGGTCGACACGGTTCAGGCCGTCCGGGAGATTCATCAGCCCGCTGATCTGTCGCCGGCGGTCGGCGATCACGTGGAGTCGGCCGACGGAGAGGCAGAATCTCCGGCATGA
- a CDS encoding class I SAM-dependent methyltransferase, which produces MTAEQTPDPDLASRRLAAESLAKDDPTGWFEELYAAAGEGKAVVPWDRGGAHALLTEWAETSEFRGDGKRALVVGTGLGWDAELVADLGYDTIAFDISPSAVEAARQTHPDTKVDYVVADLLNPPAEWRGAFDLVVEIYTVQALPIELQPAASKQVTAQVRVGGTLVVIAAVRTEVDGRPVSDDVVQGPPWPLTRAAIDAFAIGDVRLIQLEKQPSPSDPTIYRWRAEYLRD; this is translated from the coding sequence ATGACTGCCGAACAGACCCCGGACCCCGACCTCGCTTCCCGACGGTTGGCTGCCGAATCACTGGCCAAGGACGATCCGACCGGGTGGTTCGAGGAGCTGTACGCCGCGGCCGGCGAGGGCAAGGCCGTCGTGCCCTGGGACCGTGGCGGCGCGCACGCGCTGCTCACCGAATGGGCCGAGACGTCGGAGTTCCGGGGCGACGGCAAGCGGGCGCTGGTGGTCGGCACCGGGCTGGGCTGGGACGCCGAGCTGGTCGCCGACCTCGGCTACGACACGATCGCCTTCGACATCTCCCCCTCCGCGGTGGAAGCCGCGCGGCAGACGCATCCGGACACCAAGGTCGACTACGTGGTCGCGGACCTGCTGAATCCGCCGGCCGAGTGGCGGGGCGCCTTCGATCTGGTGGTCGAGATCTACACCGTGCAGGCATTGCCGATCGAGCTGCAACCGGCCGCGAGCAAGCAGGTCACCGCACAGGTCCGCGTCGGCGGCACCCTGGTCGTGATCGCCGCCGTGCGGACCGAGGTCGACGGCCGGCCGGTCTCGGACGACGTGGTGCAAGGCCCGCCGTGGCCGCTCACCCGGGCTGCCATCGACGCCTTCGCGATCGGCGATGTCCGCCTGATCCAGCTCGAGAAGCAACCCAGCCCGTCCGACCCCACCATCTACCGCTGGCGAGCCGAGTACCTTCGCGACTGA
- a CDS encoding sulfite exporter TauE/SafE family protein gives MLTDFLPALAVASAAAFGLAALSAVAGFGGGVLLLPVFTALFGLRVAVPMLTLTQLSSNSSRGWLNRRELRWPLIGWFALGAVPCSVAGGLLLTHAPLAPMKRVLGVFLVGVVLWRRLNPHPRKPADPAFVAVGAGSGLGSALLGSVGPLTAPFFLAYGLTRAAYIGTEAVSALTMHLTKLATYGAGDLLTRKVLLYGIALTPATLLGAWAGKKIVGHISDRIFVLLVELGLLAAGVIFLLGL, from the coding sequence GTGCTTACCGACTTCCTGCCTGCGTTGGCCGTCGCCTCTGCGGCGGCGTTCGGGCTCGCCGCGTTGTCAGCGGTCGCCGGATTCGGCGGCGGAGTGCTGCTGCTCCCGGTGTTCACGGCCCTGTTCGGCTTGCGGGTCGCGGTGCCGATGCTGACGCTGACCCAGCTGTCCAGCAACAGTTCCCGGGGCTGGCTGAACCGACGCGAACTCCGCTGGCCACTGATCGGCTGGTTCGCTCTCGGCGCGGTGCCCTGCTCGGTAGCCGGCGGCCTTCTGCTCACGCACGCACCGCTCGCGCCGATGAAGCGAGTGTTGGGGGTGTTCCTGGTCGGCGTAGTGCTCTGGCGACGGCTCAATCCGCATCCCCGCAAGCCCGCCGATCCGGCCTTTGTCGCGGTCGGCGCCGGGTCCGGTCTGGGCTCAGCCCTCCTCGGCTCGGTCGGGCCACTCACGGCACCGTTCTTCCTGGCCTACGGCCTGACCCGTGCCGCGTACATCGGCACCGAGGCGGTCAGCGCCCTCACCATGCATCTCACCAAGCTCGCCACCTATGGAGCGGGTGACCTGCTCACCCGCAAGGTCCTGCTCTACGGCATCGCGCTGACCCCCGCGACCCTGCTCGGTGCCTGGGCGGGAAAGAAGATCGTCGGCCACATCAGCGACCGCATCTTCGTTCTGCTGGTCGAACTCGGTCTCCTCGCCGCCGGTGTCATCTTCCTGCTGGGCCTTTGA
- a CDS encoding helix-turn-helix domain-containing protein, producing MAGRSEAGPTALRIMLGAQLRRLREQSGVTRSEAGWAIRASESKISRMELGRVGFKERDVGDLLELYQVGDPAEREKLLQLARDANNRGWWHRYGDVTPDWFDAYLGLEAAAELIRTYEIQFVPGLLQTPEYTRAVARLTPAGERSEEEVDRITALRSSRQAVLERDPPLRLWAVVEEAVLWRPIGGLEVLREQLGSLIEAIRRPNVTLQIIPTGSPGHPATGGAFSVLRFPQADLPDVVYLEHVTSALYLDKRDDVDAYTHILDTLAVAGPRPQEAEQQLTAILHKLK from the coding sequence ATGGCGGGGCGGAGTGAGGCGGGGCCCACGGCGTTGCGGATCATGCTTGGTGCGCAGCTCAGGCGGTTGCGGGAGCAGTCAGGGGTCACGCGGTCTGAGGCGGGGTGGGCGATCCGGGCGTCGGAGTCGAAGATCAGCCGGATGGAGCTCGGGCGGGTCGGGTTCAAGGAGCGGGACGTCGGCGATCTGCTCGAGCTTTACCAGGTCGGTGACCCCGCTGAGCGGGAGAAGCTGCTGCAGTTGGCTCGTGATGCGAACAATCGTGGCTGGTGGCATCGATACGGGGACGTCACGCCGGACTGGTTCGATGCGTATCTGGGGCTGGAGGCAGCCGCCGAGCTGATCCGGACCTACGAGATCCAGTTCGTGCCCGGGTTGCTGCAGACTCCGGAGTACACGAGGGCTGTCGCGAGGCTGACGCCGGCCGGTGAGCGGTCCGAGGAGGAGGTCGACCGGATCACCGCGCTGCGGAGTTCGCGTCAGGCGGTGCTCGAGAGGGATCCCCCGCTGCGGCTCTGGGCGGTGGTCGAGGAGGCTGTTCTGTGGCGGCCGATCGGCGGCCTCGAAGTACTGCGGGAGCAACTCGGCTCGCTGATCGAGGCGATCCGCCGGCCGAACGTCACGTTGCAGATCATCCCGACCGGCAGCCCTGGGCATCCGGCCACTGGTGGCGCATTCAGCGTCCTGCGATTCCCGCAGGCCGATCTCCCGGACGTGGTCTACCTCGAACACGTCACCAGCGCGCTGTATCTCGACAAGCGCGACGACGTCGACGCCTACACGCACATCCTCGACACCCTCGCCGTGGCCGGACCCCGCCCCCAGGAGGCGGAGCAGCAACTGACCGCGATCCTGCACAAACTCAAATAA
- a CDS encoding alpha/beta fold hydrolase, which produces MTTNQTLTVAGADLYYEVRGSGPLVVLLGSPMGARSFAPLADLIASDYTVLTTDPRGIDRSPVSDPDQDSTPQLRAGDVSDLLTLLDAGPAAVFGSSGGAVTALALAEARPDLVHTVIAHEPPLCELLEDREQLDAGTEKMIATYLGGDSLGAWGQFMAQASIDLPEGALEMIFGGDRSAQQLADERRWFEHELRGTVRWQPDLPVLRAGKPRIIAGIGEDSAGQLCDRATRTFATAVGVEPTMFPGGHTGCADDPATFAPRLREVLALA; this is translated from the coding sequence ATGACCACCAATCAGACCCTGACCGTCGCCGGCGCCGACCTGTACTACGAGGTGCGCGGCAGCGGGCCACTCGTAGTACTGCTCGGTTCGCCGATGGGCGCGAGGTCCTTCGCGCCGTTGGCGGACCTGATCGCCTCCGACTACACGGTGCTCACCACCGACCCGCGGGGGATCGACCGCAGCCCGGTCAGCGATCCCGACCAGGACTCGACGCCGCAGCTTCGGGCAGGTGATGTGTCCGACCTGCTGACGCTCCTCGACGCCGGACCGGCGGCCGTCTTCGGGTCCAGCGGTGGCGCCGTCACGGCACTCGCGTTGGCGGAGGCAAGGCCCGATCTGGTGCACACGGTCATCGCGCACGAGCCGCCTCTTTGTGAGCTGCTCGAGGACCGCGAGCAGCTCGACGCCGGAACCGAGAAGATGATCGCCACCTATCTCGGCGGCGACAGCCTCGGAGCGTGGGGCCAATTCATGGCGCAGGCGAGCATCGACCTGCCGGAAGGCGCGCTGGAGATGATCTTCGGCGGCGACCGGTCGGCGCAGCAGTTGGCGGACGAGCGTCGTTGGTTCGAGCACGAGCTGCGCGGAACCGTCCGCTGGCAGCCCGACCTGCCGGTACTGCGGGCAGGCAAGCCCCGCATCATCGCGGGCATCGGCGAAGACTCGGCCGGCCAGCTCTGTGACCGTGCGACCAGGACCTTCGCCACCGCCGTGGGGGTCGAGCCGACGATGTTCCCCGGTGGCCACACCGGCTGCGCCGACGACCCCGCCACCTTCGCCCCGCGCCTCCGCGAGGTTCTCGCCTTGGCATGA
- a CDS encoding snapalysin family zinc-dependent metalloprotease encodes MTAHETGHVLGLPDHYSGPCSELMSGGGPGTLCRNPYPNATEAGARRPLWASGPTSN; translated from the coding sequence GTGACGGCGCACGAGACCGGTCACGTTCTCGGCCTGCCGGATCACTACTCCGGTCCCTGCAGCGAACTGATGTCCGGCGGTGGGCCCGGTACGTTGTGCCGCAACCCGTACCCGAACGCCACCGAAGCGGGCGCGCGTCGACCGCTCTGGGCCAGCGGACCGACCAGCAACTGA
- the snpA gene encoding snapalysin, which translates to MSSRSMLSVVAIAATAVALPVVAAAPSDAAPVQSAPTQVTAGYVGSVQEAANNKAFYDAVMKSAAAKRAKLGNKTAAVTVVYSTSRAPSFRTQIARSAQIWNNATNNVTLTQGSNYDFYYREGNDTRGSFASTDGHGSGYIFLDYQQNQQYDSTRVTAHETGHVLGLPDHYSGPCSELMSGGGPGTSCRNPYPNSTESTRVDSLWANGLTSLQH; encoded by the coding sequence ATGTCTTCACGCAGCATGCTGTCTGTCGTGGCGATCGCCGCGACCGCAGTAGCCCTCCCTGTCGTCGCCGCCGCACCGAGCGACGCCGCCCCCGTCCAGTCCGCGCCTACCCAGGTCACCGCCGGGTACGTCGGTTCTGTGCAGGAAGCCGCCAACAACAAGGCGTTCTACGACGCCGTGATGAAGTCCGCCGCAGCGAAGCGCGCCAAGCTCGGCAACAAGACCGCTGCTGTCACAGTGGTCTACAGCACGAGCCGCGCACCCAGCTTCCGTACCCAGATCGCCCGCAGCGCACAGATCTGGAACAACGCCACCAACAACGTGACCCTGACCCAGGGCAGCAACTACGACTTCTACTACCGGGAAGGGAACGACACGCGAGGCTCGTTCGCCAGCACCGACGGCCACGGCAGCGGGTACATCTTCCTGGACTACCAGCAGAACCAGCAGTACGACTCCACCCGCGTGACGGCCCACGAGACCGGCCACGTTCTCGGCCTGCCGGACCACTACTCCGGACCGTGTAGCGAACTGATGTCGGGCGGCGGCCCCGGAACCTCCTGCCGCAACCCGTACCCGAACAGCACCGAGTCCACCCGAGTGGACAGCCTCTGGGCCAACGGCCTGACCAGCCTGCAGCACTGA
- a CDS encoding SDR family NAD(P)-dependent oxidoreductase, which translates to MLLEGKNAIVYGGGGAMAGAVARAFAREGATVHLVGRTLAKLEQVAADIEAAGGHASVAVVDAYDADAVNDHLASIEGRVDLTFNGVSVREKQNIPVVELAVDDFVRPVEDAARTNFATATAVARRMIEQGGGGAILMLSSSAARESGIEMGGFSLACAAIECFTRTLAGEVGKHGIRVLALRPNFTPESHPDWVNTEDGSLDHLTVGTALGRLPRLAEVAGAAVFAVSDTAGAMTGSVLNLSCGAVID; encoded by the coding sequence ATGTTGCTCGAGGGAAAGAACGCGATCGTGTACGGCGGCGGCGGTGCGATGGCCGGCGCGGTCGCCCGGGCCTTCGCCCGGGAAGGAGCGACCGTGCATCTGGTGGGCCGCACCCTCGCCAAACTTGAGCAGGTGGCGGCAGACATCGAGGCGGCCGGCGGGCATGCTTCGGTGGCGGTTGTCGATGCGTACGACGCGGACGCCGTGAACGATCACCTGGCGTCGATCGAGGGCCGGGTCGACCTGACCTTCAATGGCGTTAGCGTGCGCGAGAAGCAGAACATCCCGGTGGTGGAGCTGGCTGTCGACGACTTCGTCCGGCCGGTCGAGGATGCCGCGCGGACCAACTTCGCTACCGCGACCGCGGTTGCCCGCCGGATGATCGAGCAAGGCGGCGGGGGCGCGATCCTGATGCTGTCGTCATCGGCGGCACGGGAGTCCGGCATCGAGATGGGCGGCTTCAGCCTCGCCTGTGCGGCGATCGAGTGCTTCACCCGCACCCTGGCCGGTGAGGTCGGCAAGCACGGGATCCGGGTGCTGGCCCTGCGACCCAACTTCACCCCGGAGTCCCACCCCGACTGGGTGAACACCGAGGACGGCAGTCTCGATCACCTGACCGTCGGTACCGCACTCGGCCGCCTGCCGCGACTTGCCGAGGTCGCGGGTGCTGCCGTCTTCGCCGTCTCGGATACGGCCGGTGCGATGACCGGCTCCGTGCTCAATCTCAGCTGTGGCGCGGTCATCGACTGA
- a CDS encoding metal ABC transporter solute-binding protein, Zn/Mn family — MSFSSTREAIFVNHSVPAVRRLVFGGLTALAVLSVAACSTSSPKSAGAPASSGKTIQVVAAENFWGSIATQLGGDHVKVTSIISNPDADPHDYEPTAADARTVAGAQFTIVNGIGYDAWADKLLAANPTDGRTDLKIGDLVGIQPGGNPHRWYSPDDVRKVIGQITADYKSLDPADAAAFDQLKTKYETETLATYNQLITDIKSKYAGTPIGASESIVSPLAEGLGLKMLTPDSFLSAISEGTDPTARDKSLIDQQIAGKQIKLYVYNSQNSTPDVQTQVKAAKANGIPVATVTETPTPAGVSFQDWQVRQLQGIEQALASAK, encoded by the coding sequence ATGTCATTTTCATCTACGCGTGAGGCGATCTTCGTGAATCACTCTGTGCCTGCCGTCCGCCGGCTCGTTTTCGGCGGTCTGACGGCGTTGGCTGTGCTGTCTGTCGCTGCCTGCTCGACCTCGTCGCCCAAAAGTGCCGGCGCGCCCGCGAGTAGCGGGAAGACGATCCAGGTGGTGGCGGCGGAGAATTTCTGGGGCAGCATCGCGACCCAGCTCGGCGGTGACCACGTCAAGGTCACCAGCATCATCAGCAACCCGGACGCCGATCCGCACGACTACGAGCCGACCGCCGCCGACGCGCGGACCGTGGCCGGCGCGCAGTTCACCATCGTGAACGGCATCGGGTACGACGCCTGGGCGGACAAGCTGCTGGCCGCGAATCCGACCGACGGCCGGACGGACCTGAAGATCGGTGACCTGGTCGGCATACAGCCCGGTGGCAACCCGCACCGCTGGTACTCCCCCGACGACGTCCGCAAGGTGATCGGGCAGATCACCGCCGACTACAAGTCGCTCGACCCGGCCGATGCCGCCGCCTTCGACCAGCTGAAGACGAAGTACGAGACCGAGACGCTGGCCACTTACAACCAGCTGATCACCGACATCAAGTCGAAGTACGCCGGTACGCCGATCGGCGCGTCCGAGTCCATCGTGAGTCCGCTGGCCGAGGGGCTCGGGCTGAAGATGCTCACCCCGGATTCGTTCCTGAGCGCGATCAGCGAAGGCACCGACCCGACCGCACGGGACAAGTCGCTCATCGACCAGCAGATCGCCGGCAAGCAGATCAAGCTCTACGTCTACAACAGCCAGAACAGCACGCCTGACGTCCAGACCCAGGTGAAGGCGGCCAAGGCCAACGGCATTCCGGTGGCGACCGTGACCGAGACGCCGACGCCGGCCGGTGTCTCCTTCCAGGACTGGCAGGTCCGCCAGCTCCAGGGCATCGAACAGGCTCTGGCCAGCGCCAAATGA
- a CDS encoding metal ABC transporter ATP-binding protein → MNPLPAVHQLTPRLPTATTPVAISLRGAAVRVGGRTLWSGVELDVGAGEFVAVLGPNGVGKSTLVKVLLGVLPASGDVRVLGERPGQAGDRIGYLPQRRSFDASLRIRGVDFVGLGWDGDRWGIPLRRRKAAAARVAEVIDLVGASAYAHRPIGQCSGGEQQRLLIAQALVRRPELMLLDEPLDSLDLPNQAAMAALVGRICREEGVTVVMVAHDINPILSRLDRVVYLAEGGAVEGRPEQVIASETLSRLYRTPIEVLRTSDGRLVVVGQPEAPALHSDRHASQAGGVWL, encoded by the coding sequence ATGAACCCGCTGCCGGCTGTTCACCAGTTGACACCCCGGTTGCCCACGGCAACGACTCCGGTCGCGATCTCGTTGCGCGGTGCGGCGGTACGGGTCGGCGGTCGCACCCTGTGGTCCGGGGTCGAGCTGGACGTCGGCGCGGGTGAGTTCGTCGCCGTACTCGGTCCCAATGGCGTCGGCAAGTCCACCTTGGTCAAGGTGCTGCTCGGCGTCCTGCCGGCCTCGGGCGACGTACGGGTGCTCGGTGAACGGCCTGGGCAGGCCGGCGACCGGATCGGCTATCTCCCGCAGCGGCGCAGCTTCGACGCGTCGTTGCGGATCCGCGGCGTCGACTTCGTCGGGCTCGGTTGGGACGGCGATCGCTGGGGCATTCCGCTGCGGCGTCGCAAGGCCGCGGCCGCCCGGGTCGCCGAAGTCATCGACCTGGTCGGCGCGTCCGCCTACGCACATCGGCCGATCGGCCAGTGCTCCGGCGGCGAGCAGCAGCGCCTGTTGATTGCCCAGGCTTTGGTACGCCGACCGGAACTCATGTTGCTCGACGAACCGTTGGACAGCCTCGACCTGCCGAACCAGGCAGCGATGGCGGCGCTGGTCGGCAGGATCTGCCGGGAGGAAGGGGTGACCGTAGTGATGGTTGCCCACGACATCAATCCCATCCTGTCCCGGCTGGACCGGGTGGTCTATCTCGCGGAAGGTGGTGCCGTCGAGGGGCGTCCCGAACAGGTCATCGCGTCCGAGACCCTGTCCCGGCTCTACCGCACCCCGATCGAGGTGCTGCGTACTTCGGACGGCCGGCTCGTCGTCGTCGGACAACCGGAGGCACCCGCCCTGCACAGCGATAGGCACGCCTCTCAGGCTGGTGGCGTGTGGTTGTGA